From the genome of Candidatus Desulfofervidus auxilii:
TTCTCCAAGTTTTCCTAAATCTTTTATTCTTTCAGTAAATTCTGTAATTAATTTGACAAAACGAGGTGCTTCTGCTGCTGAGACCCATTTAAGTTGCAATCTTTCAGGATTAATTTTAATTTCTTCTATAATATTTTGAACAAAAGTAACTACAAACTGTGCTTCGTAATTACCTTCCAGGTAATGACACTCACCTAGGTGTCATCCGCCAACAAATAATCCATCAGCTTTATTACAAAAACCTTCAATCAAAAAAAGGGGATCCACTCTTCCAGTGCACATAACACGAATTACCCTAAGATTGGTTGGATACTGAAATCTAGCTACCCCAGCTATATCAGCTGCTGTATAACAACACCAATTACAAAGAAATCCTAAAATTTTTGGTTCAAAACCATTTTCCTTCATTATTCCTTCTCTCCGAATGCCTTAATCTGGGCTATAATTTGTGCATCTGTAAAACGACCCATACTAATAGCACGTTGTGGACAATGGGCTGAGCAGATGCCACAACCTTTACATGAAGCAGAAATAGTTTCTGCTTTTGGTCTTTTATTTACTTTAATTATTCTTATAGCCTTATATGGACAAAGACTTTCACAAATACCGCAGCCAATACATTTATTTTTATCTACAAAAGATACAATAGGCTCAACTTTAACATAGCCTTTTGCTAAAATAATAGTTGCTTTGGCTGCAGCAGCTAATGCTTGAGAGATTGTTTCATCAATAGGTTTTGGAAAATGGGCAATACCTGCATAAAAAATACCATCTACTGCTGCTTCTACTGGTCTTAGCTTTACATGGGCTTCTAAAAAGAAACCATCTGTAGTGAGTGGAACTTTAAGTAATTTTGATAATTCTTTATTGTCATGAGGTAAAACACCTACACTTAAGATTACTAAACTTGGCTCAATAAGAATTTTTTCACCCAATATAGGTTCAAAGGCAGTAAGTATAAGCTTTCCATCTTTTTTTTCTAAAGTTGGTGGTTGCTTTTCGTTATATCTAATAAAAATTACTCCTTTAGCTCTTGCTTTTGCATAATAGTCTTCCTTAAATCCATAAGTTCTTATATCACGGTAAAATATATAAATATTGGCATCAGGCTTAATTTCTTTTATTTTCAATGCATTTTTAATTGCCTGACTGCAACAGATTTTGCTGCAATAAGGTCTTTTTTCATTCCTTGAGCCAACACATTGGATCATTACTACTGTATCCAAATCATTTTCACTAATTTCTCCTGTAGCTAAACCTTTTTCTAAATCAAGCTGTGTCATTATCCTTTTATCCTGACCATAAAGATATTCTTTTGGTACATACTGTTTGCCTCCAGTAGCCACAATTACAACACCATGTTCCAGCTCTTTTGTTTCTCCATTTTCTAAAGCAATGACTGTTTTAAAATTACCTACATAACCACTGATTTCTTTTATTTCTGCCTTGCTAAATACCTGAATATGTTTATGATTATTA
Proteins encoded in this window:
- a CDS encoding hydrogenase iron-sulfur subunit; the encoded protein is MKENGFEPKILGFLCNWCCYTAADIAGVARFQYPTNLRVIRVMCTGRVDPLFLIEGFCNKADGLFVGGUHLGECHYLEGNYEAQFVVTFVQNIIEEIKINPERLQLKWVSAAEAPRFVKLITEFTERIKDLGKLGESEGIVEEDLKIRLLAAKTALEKPKLRMAFAKQAVKLKEKRKKGEIELTLEEGLRKTIKNELSLNQILLYLEKKPYSISELAKKIGIPSSEVEKHISSLEKKGKISILKDNCYLIKK